DNA from Rhinatrema bivittatum chromosome 1, aRhiBiv1.1, whole genome shotgun sequence:
tccagatcctttataaatatgttgaaaagcacaggtccaagtacagatccctgaagcactccactgacCACCCCACTCCACTGAacaaattatccatttaatcctactctctgtttcctatcttttaaccagtttttaaacCACGAAAGaccatcgccacctatcccattactttttacttttcttagaagccactcatgaggaactttgtcaaatgccttctgaaaatcaaaatacagtacatctaccagttcacctttatctacatgtttattaaccccttcaaaaaagtgaagcagatttgtgaggtaagacttcccttgggtaaagccatgctgactttattccattaaaccatgtctttctatatgttctgtgattttgatctttagaacactttccactatttttcctggcactgaagtcaggctaactggtctgtagtttcccagatcactcctgatgccatttttaaatattggggttacattagccaccctccagttttcaggtacaatggatgattttaatgataggttacaaattttaacgtTAGCAGCTGCCACTCACTCTTGCGACCGTCGTACAGTCTAAATAGCAGATCAGTACCCTAATACTTTCAGTGCCTTACCCCTTATACTAGTAATCACACTGAGACTGTCTTTGGTGTtaaaatggccgcagctttattttaaaacataacatgTTTAACTTTCTAGGATACCCGAGCCGGTGGCTTTCATATTCCACTGCCCGCCGCCTGATCTGAGCAAGGCAGCCCAACTCTGTGAGCCCCCCGCCTCGTtcccaagcaagggggccatcGCCTTTTTCGCCTCCTGGCGCCATCGGCTACCACACTGTTATGTGATGACACCAGCACCACTTCTAATCCTGCTCAACCGGCCCGGGTACCGGCCTTCTATCAGCTGCGACGAAAAACAGaacaatgaaatatattttattaaactaTCTAACACAAGTCACCTAGCTGCTGGTAATTGCAAAACATGCTGTGAAGCTTTTAAACTATCCTTATTGCACAGCACtcggggagggtgggtgggtctTGCTCTCTCATGCGATCCAGTGAAAAAGGGTCGCTTGCCGCGTGCCCCGTCCCTTTAAAGGGCAATGCACGTCATCGGAGGGCGCCAGAGGCACCACCCGATGACGGCAAGGTTGTTTGTAGGTAGGTATAGTGAGAGGGGGGGGTTCCGTCCATCGACCTCCgctgcgctcccccccccctgtcctccGGTCTAACTGTTTTTGGGCTCGCTGCCGTTATGGGTGGGCTCCAGTTATTCTGCACGGGCCCACCTAATAACGTTAGCAGCTGCCACTCACTCTTGCGACCGTCGTACAGTCTAAATAGCAGATCAGTACCCTAATACTTTCAGTGCCTTACCCCTTATACTAGTAATCACACTGAGACTGTCTTTGGTGTtaaaatggccgcagctttattttaaaacataacatgTTTAACTTTCTAGGATACCCGAGCCGGTGGCTTTCATATTCCACTGCCCGCCGCCTGATCTGAGCAAGGCAGCCCAACTCTGTGAGCCCCCCGCCTCGTtcccaagcaagggggccatcGCCTTTTTCGCCTCCTGGCGCCATCGGCTACCACACTGTTATGTGATGACACCAGCACCACTTCTAATCCTGCTCAACCGGCCCGGGTACCGGCCAAAACACGAGgtagggaggacccttgcctcgtgACCCCCATtcaataaaagctgtggccattTTACCTATGTTGTGCCTCAATGACATCTTGTAGAGTGATATTGAAGATGTCGTATCCGATGTCGGATAGGTGTATCCCATCTGGGCGGAACAGTCCAGGGGACATGTCATCGGCCCATTGATGCCTTATCTGATGTCCCCCAATTTTTTGTATCCATGAACCAATCTGTCTATTAAGCTTCTTTCTCCCACGGCCCCATAATTTTGACTCTTTCCATTTGGGTCTGGGAATAATATCGGACCAACATATTACCGCCCCTGGGTATAGATGCAAAATTTCGGCAATGTCACATTTTACCATTCTAATCAAACGCTTACATGTGACTGATCTCAAATCATTGCCTCCCAAATGCATTATAACAACATCGGGTGGTGCCCTCAAGTTCTTTAGTTGCCGCATCAAGGGCAGTAACTGATCCCAGTGCATGCCTGGTTTACCCATCCACTCGATGCGCCAGTCTTTGTGCGCCATGCCCAAGTGAAGTCCGTAAGGCCGGTCACAAGCTCTCTTAGCCGCCCATCGGACATAAGAGTGGCCGATAATCCATGCAATATTCTGTTTCTGCCGGCCATCTGTAAAAACAATTAAGAATGCTGGTTAACACGAGCAGTTATGAATGCTTGTTCGCAATGCCCACCCTATCGAGTCGGACGTAAGAGTTGAAAGCGTTGGATCTCCAACGCCCAATTTTCTTGATAGCATCTGTTTGTAGACCCGCTTGCGCTGCGCTTGTGGCTGCACCAATCCTGAACGAGTGTGATGTGAACTTTTTAGGGTCCAACTTCATTTTTATAATAGATGCTTTTAATATTGCCGATAATTGGAATCTGGTAAGTGGTGATGCATCTGCGTGAATCAACAGGTGCTCGCCTCCCTTAGGCCTAACTGCCATATATTGTCTCATATTGTCAATTGGGCAAGTATCACAGGCTGGAACTTTCAAGAGTGATAGCGTGGTACCCCTTCCTTCTTGGTCAGTCTTTGATTTCTGTATAGTAATTGTTATTTTCCTTGAGGTCCATACGACATTCTTCGCTAACAGTCCGCTCCTTCCTTTGTCCTCCTTGTTATCAGCCACTAGTTCGCTAACTCGGAATGCACCGAAGAATGCCAATGAAAATGCTAGGCGAAAGAGTAGAGATTCAAACCGAGATGAGCAGATGGAAGATAACTGTGTCCACAGTGCCCTGAGCAAGTCATGCGTGATGGGATGTCTGCTATCCTTGGCATGACCCGCCTGCCTTGCCCATCCAGACATCACTTTCTTGATAAGGAAGGACTTGGTGGGATCGCCCCAACCGCGAGCTTTGGCAAAGAATGCAAAACCGGCCATATGCTTGATAACTGTGTTCCGTGTTGCACCGTCTTCCTTTGAGGAAACAATGAATTTGACCAGCAGATCATTGCTTATGGGGCCCGATTGCCAACCATTTTGCATCAGGAACTTTGCGACGGTCTCATAACCTCGGCAGTACGAATTCCAGGTGGAAGGGGCCACGGATCTGCGTATTAGATCTTGTGTGTTTGTCGTCCAATGTTCCATAATCGTGCAGGCATTTGTGTTCCCACGTCTTCTGATGCCGGTACCTGCTTGCGAAACAAAACCCATTTAGCCCGGGAAAGGGAATCAGCTGCGCCATTAGATATTCCTGGTACATGCCTAACGCGCAGGGTGATGTTATTATGCAATGCTTCTAAAACGATTTCCCTGAGTAACGTGACAACCATGGGGCACTTGGCCGTTTGTGCATTTAATACCTGCACCACTGCCTGATTATCACACCAAAAACTATGAACTTATTTCGTAGCCTTTCGCACCAAAGCACCAGAGTTACCCATATGGGAAATAGTTCAAGGAGGGTAATGTTCTTGGTGATACCCTTTGCTATCCAATCTTCCGGCCACCTCTTTGCACACCAGGAATTTTGACAAATGGCACCGAagccccaccctcccgatgcaTCTGTGTGAATGTGTAGATCGACATTGGACAGCGGTGTTCCTTGTAGCACCAATATTCCATTAAACTTGGTGAGGAATGAGTTCCATATGACAAAATCGGCACGGATGTGTTTGGATAGGCGTAGGAAGTGGTGGGGTCGCTGTATTCCCACGGTTGCTGCAGCAAGTCTCCTCATGAATGCTCGTCCCATGGGGATGACTCGGCAGGCGAAGTTAAGGGAACCCATAATGGATTGCGCCACCCGTAAGGTTATCTTCTTTGATGTGGACACTTGTTGGATGAGTAATCTTAGCTTGCTAACTTTTTCATCTGGGGGCCTCGCTATCATCTTATTGGAATCGATTTCTATCCCAAGGAAGGAGATAATGGTTGTAGGGCCTTCCGTTTTGCTGTGCGCTAGCGGAACCCCGAATTCGGCAGTAATCTTTAGGAATTCTACTAAGTGGTTGGAGCAGGAGTTGGATTCTCTCGGCCCAACGAAAAGGAAATCGTCAAGGTAATGTATTATATTATGGGAAGCTGTGCGTTTTTCTGTTACCCAGTGTAGGAATGAGCTGAATAACTCGAAGTAGGCACAGGACACGGAgcatcccatgggcatgcatttgtcgAAGAAATACAGGTGATTGAATTTGATGCCCAATAAGGGAAAGCTTTCTGGGTGCACCGGAAGTAATCGGAATGCAGATTCAATGTCTGCTTTCACCATCAGGGCTCGACGGCCGCAGTTTTGAACTAAGGCTACCGCCGAATCGAACGAAGCGTATTGTACCGTGCACTCCTCTTGTGGTAAGTGATCGTTGACCGACTGACCAGGGGGATAAGAGAGATTCTGAGTCAGTCGGTATTTTCCTTTTTTGGGAATGACAGCCAATGGTGAACAGATCATGTGCGGAAATGGTTCTTGGAATGGACCAGCGATTCTTCCGTGCCTGATTTCGGAATCTACTTGGCTTGGACAATCTCCTTGTGTTGGGTTGCCTAGCGCGCATTGCTCGTGTTGATATCTCCAATTTTTCCCTGGAAAGGTATAAGGAAACCTTGATGAAAACCCATGGCCAATTTGTGGGCTTTTGTTGATTAGGATATATATCAAGCCATGGTTGCATGGCTTCCAATCTTATGGGGGAAGGAGCTTTTTCAAACGGAGCCGGTTGCAAAACTTTTGGCTTACTccctacagtttttttttttttttttttggacattttgatgTGGGGTAAAGCGCACTCTGTGCATAGGTGTTTATATTTGCAGTCGGGAAAGGAACAGCCTGTCTTGTTATACCTCCAGCAGGTACTGTCCTGGGACCGCGGTTGTTTTGTTGTGAATCGGGGAGATGTCCTCCTTGAAAACCGAGACCTGGTTGATAGGTCGGAGGGTTTTGCGCGTCATCTGGTTGATCCATAGACTCACGTCTTGTGTACCCCATGTCATGAAACGATTCTCTTCCATCTTATCCCGGAATTGTTCGTTGTAGTTGAGCCACGCCCAACTTTCGTGCTGCTTGTATGCTCTTAAGATGGTGACAGCGTAACTCAACATTGGACCATATTGCGCGGGATCATGATGGCCTACAACGCTCGTCATGTACATGAAAGCAATAGCCCAGTTGACAAtgatttttggtatttttttttttttttttttttggttttcgcCGACCATGGAGAATGGAAAAAATGTCtatgtattttcattttatgatctttttttttcaattttttaggCACCCCCTCCCACAACTCAGACAGGGTAGTGAGAGCTGGTGGGCCCCTGGACTCCTTCTCTATTATGTTGGGGGTCACCTGCCGGTCGCTGTTGGTCAATGAGTCAGAGGACGTGGTTGAGGAATAGCTGCTAGAGCTAGAAGTAGATCTGCGCCTGCGCTTCGACCTACGTTTTGACCTTTTTCGTGTTGTAACAGTAACCGCATCAGAGTGTTTACCGCTGAATTCCAACTCACCGATCTCAGCTGCTCGGCTGCATTGGCTTCTGTCAACCTGTGAGCTAGTAGAAGGCACGTCGTCATCACATCGAATGTTGCGAGCTACTGTGACATCGTCCTGTCTTGGTAATTCGCTGCATGCTGCGGGCGTGACATCTATGGTGTTGGTAAGAGGATACTCCGCCTCGGGCTCGGCTGAGCAGTTAGGTGGGTTGTTGTCAGGCGCAGGTATCGGCTGTCGAGGCAGCTGTCTCCCCTGATAGCTGGCTGCGCTCGGAGGTGCTTGCCAATACcaccaaggaggctggtcataATATCTTCAGCTCCTTCCTCTATGATGGTGTCTGTCCGAGCCTTCCCACTGCCTTTCTATGTGATTCCGGTGGGGCCGAGTGTAAATGGTGTCAccctcccatggtggccttggaTACCAGTAGTCTTCATCTTCATGGTATCCTGTTGGTCCATAGCCGGGCGTCTGTGGTTCCCATCTGGGCTGGTATCCTTGTGGAGGGTAGTAATCCGGATGCAGCAAACTGTTGTCCCCACCTCTATCTGGTAAAGGTAACCCTGAATCGGGAGCCGACTCCTCTGTGGGAAGTTGTGGAACATCCAGATTGGGGACGACCGTCACGTCATGCTCGGCATCGAGGATTGGGGCAGCGGAGGTAGTCTGGCTGGCATCGTCCTTTCGACTCTTTCCCCTGAGCGTCCGACTCCTTCCCCTCGTTTTTGAGGCACCCTTTGCTTTTCGGGGGATGGTGTTGTCCTGCGTGAGGACTTTCTTCCTGTTCGCTTGTCCTTTTTTACCGGATCTACGTGTCTCCATgttgtaaatgggcttttaaaaggTCACCTGCTAGCGATGGAAAGAAAGGTAAAGCAAAGTTAAAGTGgacactattcttttttttttttttttggaaaatttagcAATGACAACGCATAACAGGTcctgaaaaggaaagagaaagaaaaccgAAAATTATTAGTAAACTATcataaatattgcaaataaaagCCATTGGCAGCATAAGGGCATGAAACCAAATCATCCTGTTCAGAATCCCAGGCTGCAACCACTCCTCCAATTGTGCAGCAGCAATTGCCATTATCAAAGGGGGAAGCAGGAAGGCAGCACTTAATAAATAAGTATTAAACTTGTTCCTCCCCCCCTGTTAAGTAACTGGACAACTCCACTCcttgggtatatatatatatatatatataaaatttatttatttatttattgacttgCAGATCTCACAGCAtagtttaaaataataatttaaatttatttatttatttatttatttattttttggtaacAGGAGGAATCGAACCCTGGTCTTCTGCTTCATGTACCACAGCTCGGAACCATTAGGCTACTGTTCTGCATATTGCATTACTGAAGCAGAAAGGCCATGAGTGATTGCTGAAGCAGAAAGAGCCAACAAAGTATAACGTGCattccgcacccccccccccccccccccccccgctgacgtcagctccagcctgaacctggtgtgagggggaagggggaaaggaggaCCCACGATTCACTGACAATTCTACAATCGATAGATGGAGGCTACAACCCCCGAGTGGCAGTTCAAAGTGCAGGGCATGAGCGCTCCAGAGGCGGAGCCAGCAtatccacaattttttttttttttttaatataaccaCCACCCGCCGGGGAGATCAGCGCCGGCAACATAGCAAAAACGGGGGAGATCAGCGCaatcccccaaaacctttttcttttctttttcttttgaattaaaattaaattgttGCCATGGTGACACCAACCCGCACCCGGCACGATCGCCACTCACTCGAAGAACAACAGCCCTTCCCTCAACCACCACAAACATCTAAGCTCCCCGACCGAGGCCAGAAGAGAGACCACGTGCAGGCTGCACCCCTCGCCTCTTCGCAAACACCCAAACAGCACCCCCACCCACAGGTTTTGAACCCACAAACATGCACTCTATAAAGGCAGGCTCCAACCTTGCTGAGCCACAGCACAACAGCCAAATGAAGGTGAGTGCGGAAGGCCTGAAAGAACGGGAACAGGGAGAGGAGTGCGGCAAATCTCcgtatttaaactttttttttttttttttaaactataatgTAGAACCTACCTGCACCTCGCGGCCCGAGGCGCAGTGAATGGAGCTCCGGTGAGAGTAAGAGGCTGAACTCCCTCGCCAGCTCTCGTGCTgtctcttgctctctcatgcGATCCAGTGAAAAAGGGTCGCTTGCCGCGTGCCCCGTCCCTTTAAAGGGCAATGCACGTCATCGGAGGGCGCCAGAGGCACCACCCGATGACGGCAAGGTTGTTTGTAGGTAGGTATAGTGAGAGGGGGGGGTTCCGTCCATCGACCTCCgctgcgctcccccccccctgtcctccGGTCTAACTGTTTTTGGGCTCGCTGCCGTTATGGGTGGGCTCCAGTTATTCTGCACGGGCCCAcctaagacttcccttgggtaaagccatgctgactttattccattaaaccatgtctttctatatgttctgtgattttgatctttagaacactttccactatttttcctggcactgaagtcaggctaactggtctgtagtttcccagatcactcctgatgccatttttaaatattggggttacattagccaccctccagttttcaggtacaatggatgattttaatgataggttacaaattttaactaatagatctgaaatgtcattttttagttccttcagaatcctgggggtataccatctggtccaggtggtttactactcttcagtttctcaatcaggcctaccacatcttctaggttcaccatgatttggttcagttcatctgaatcattacccatgaaaaccttctctggaacagatatctccccaacatcctcttcagtaaacactgaagcaaataaattgtttaatctttctgtgataaccttatcttctctaagtacccctttaacccctcgattatctagtggtccaactgactccctcgcaggctttctgcttcggatatattttaaaaagttttgcctctatggtcaacttcttttcaaattctctcttagcctgtcttatcatttaGCTTGTCTTATCCTGTCTTATCAtttagtctgtcttatcatttaacttgccaatgcttatgctttatcctatttacttctgttggatccttcttccaatttttgaatgaagatcttttagctaaaacagcctttttcacctcactttttacaAATGCTggaaatcgttttgccttccttctgcctttcttaatatgtggaatacatctggactatgcttctaggatggtattttttaacaatgtccatgcctcttgctcactttttacctttgtagctgctcctttcagttgttttctatttttctcattttatcaaagtttcccttttgaaagtttagtgctagagctatgg
Protein-coding regions in this window:
- the LOC115084711 gene encoding uncharacterized protein LOC115084711 isoform X3, which produces MREQETARELAREFSLLLSPELHSLRLGPRGADGRQKQNIAWIIGHSYVRWAAKRACDRPYGLHLGMAHKDWRIEWMADRRPVPGPVEQD
- the LOC115084711 gene encoding uncharacterized protein LOC115084711 isoform X2, whose translation is MREQETARELAREFSLLLSPELHSLRLGPRGADGRQKQNIAWIIGHSYVRWAAKRACDRPYGLHLGMAHKDWRIEWMGKPGMHWDQLLPLMRQLKNLRAPPDVVIMHLGGNDLRSVTSDRRPVPGPVEQD
- the LOC115084711 gene encoding uncharacterized protein LOC115084711 isoform X1, whose product is MREQETARELAREFSLLLSPELHSLRLGPRGADGRQKQNIAWIIGHSYVRWAAKRACDRPYGLHLGMAHKDWRIEWMGKPGMHWDQLLPLMRQLKNLRAPPDVVIMHLGGNDLRSVTCKRLIRMVKCDIAEILHLYPGAVICWSDIIPRPKWKESKLWGRGRKKLNRQIGSWIQKIGGHQIRHQWADDMSPGLFRPDGIHLSDIGYDIFNITLQDVIEAQHR